A DNA window from Rhizobium sp. NXC14 contains the following coding sequences:
- a CDS encoding ABC transporter substrate-binding protein, with protein MNGIFRNGKLNAATLTRRSFIASAAAGSAALALSGRTVFAQGGDTLKVGFISPRTGPLGGFGETDGYVLDLARKALANGLQAGGKTWKVEILDQDTQSDPSRAGQLAKDLINNEAIDLMLAVSTPETINPVADACEAAGIPCLSTVMPWEAWYFGRGAKPGAPSPFKWTYHFGFGVEEFHKAYVSQWNLIETNKKVGVMYPNDADGNAIRTHLAPALAKAGFTIVDPGAYETGTTDFSAQIALFRQEGVEIFNSFPIPPDFAAFWRQAAQQGLTQQIKICQVAKTGLFPSDIEALGDLGLNIGSAAYWHKAFPYKSTLTGVSGTELADGYETASGKQWTQQLGASLALLDAGFDALKASTDVKSKEAVAKALATLKTTTIAGKVDFTSGPVANVSPGPIIGTQWVKAPEGSKFALDYVVTENATDPNVPVGAKLTAYNG; from the coding sequence ATGAACGGCATTTTCCGCAACGGCAAACTCAACGCGGCAACTCTCACCCGCCGCTCTTTCATCGCATCGGCTGCCGCAGGCAGTGCGGCGCTGGCGCTTTCCGGCCGAACGGTTTTCGCCCAAGGCGGCGATACGTTGAAGGTCGGCTTCATCAGCCCGCGCACCGGCCCTCTCGGCGGCTTCGGCGAGACCGACGGCTATGTGCTGGACCTGGCGCGCAAGGCGCTGGCGAACGGCCTGCAGGCTGGCGGCAAGACCTGGAAGGTGGAGATTCTCGACCAGGACACCCAATCCGACCCCTCGCGCGCCGGCCAGCTGGCGAAGGACCTGATCAACAACGAGGCGATCGACCTGATGCTCGCCGTCTCAACACCCGAAACGATCAATCCGGTGGCCGATGCCTGCGAGGCGGCAGGCATTCCCTGCCTGTCGACGGTGATGCCCTGGGAAGCCTGGTATTTCGGCCGCGGCGCCAAGCCCGGCGCGCCCTCGCCGTTCAAATGGACCTATCATTTCGGTTTCGGCGTCGAAGAGTTCCACAAGGCCTATGTCTCGCAGTGGAATCTGATCGAGACCAACAAGAAGGTCGGCGTCATGTATCCGAACGATGCCGACGGCAACGCGATCCGCACCCATCTGGCGCCTGCACTTGCCAAGGCGGGCTTCACCATCGTCGATCCCGGCGCCTATGAAACCGGAACCACCGACTTTTCGGCCCAGATTGCTCTTTTCCGGCAGGAAGGCGTAGAGATCTTCAACTCCTTCCCGATTCCGCCCGATTTCGCCGCCTTCTGGCGTCAGGCGGCACAGCAGGGTTTGACCCAGCAGATCAAGATCTGCCAGGTCGCCAAGACGGGCCTTTTTCCATCAGACATCGAAGCGCTCGGCGATCTTGGCCTCAACATCGGCAGCGCCGCCTACTGGCACAAGGCCTTCCCCTACAAATCCACGCTGACCGGCGTCTCCGGAACCGAACTCGCCGACGGCTATGAAACGGCAAGCGGCAAGCAGTGGACGCAGCAGCTCGGCGCCAGCCTGGCGCTGCTCGACGCCGGCTTCGATGCGCTGAAGGCGAGCACCGACGTCAAGAGCAAGGAGGCGGTGGCCAAGGCGCTCGCCACGCTGAAGACGACGACGATCGCCGGCAAGGTCGACTTCACCAGCGGTCCCGTTGCCAATGTTTCTCCCGGGCCGATCATCGGCACGCAGTGGGTGAAGGCGCCGGAGGGCTCGAAATTCGCGCTCGACTACGTCGTCACCGAAAACGCCACCGACCCCAATGTTCCGGTCGGCGCCAAGCTCACCGCCTACAACGGATAG
- a CDS encoding aldehyde dehydrogenase — protein MGETVFSAKLMINNDAMDASEGATFERIDPLTGDVATIASAGSVADMTRAANAAAAAFPDWSQTGPGERRRLLNAAAELLDARSPELIAAMTGETGATTQWAAINCRLGADIFREAAAMTTQISGELIPSGIPGNLAMAVRQPAGVCVGIAPWNAPIILGTRAVAMPLSCGNTVVLKASELCPKTHGLIGDILRDAGFPSGVVNVVSNAPSDAAAVVDALIAHPAVRRINFTGSTRVGRIIAESAARHLKRCLLELGGKAPFIVLADADLDEAVGAAAFGAFMNQGQICMSTERIILMDEIADNFVGKFRAKAETLVAGHPGDGNTPLGTLINAEAARRVKSLVDDALQKGAVLVCGGRPNGTLMDATVIDHVTPAMRIYREESFGPVAAIVRVGSVDEAVTVANDNEYGLSAAVFSADINAAMAVAMRLESGICHINEATVSDEPQMPFGGVKSSGYGRFGGKAAIDEFTELRWITMASGKRHYPI, from the coding sequence ATGGGTGAAACCGTGTTTTCGGCAAAGCTGATGATAAACAACGACGCGATGGATGCTTCCGAGGGGGCCACCTTCGAACGCATCGATCCGCTGACCGGCGATGTCGCGACGATCGCTTCGGCAGGATCCGTCGCCGACATGACGCGGGCCGCCAATGCCGCCGCTGCCGCCTTTCCCGATTGGTCGCAAACCGGCCCCGGCGAACGGCGCAGATTGCTCAACGCCGCCGCCGAACTTCTCGATGCCCGTTCGCCGGAACTGATTGCCGCCATGACCGGCGAAACCGGCGCCACGACGCAATGGGCAGCGATCAATTGCCGGCTCGGCGCCGATATTTTCCGCGAGGCGGCGGCGATGACCACGCAAATCTCGGGCGAGCTCATTCCCTCAGGCATTCCCGGAAACCTTGCCATGGCGGTGCGCCAGCCGGCAGGCGTCTGCGTCGGCATCGCCCCCTGGAATGCGCCCATTATTCTCGGCACCCGCGCCGTCGCCATGCCGCTTTCCTGCGGCAACACCGTCGTCCTGAAAGCCTCCGAACTCTGCCCGAAGACCCACGGCCTGATCGGCGACATCCTGCGTGACGCCGGCTTTCCCAGCGGAGTCGTCAATGTCGTCTCCAATGCGCCGAGCGATGCTGCCGCCGTCGTGGATGCCCTGATCGCCCATCCGGCTGTGCGCCGCATCAACTTCACCGGCTCCACCCGTGTCGGCAGGATCATCGCGGAAAGCGCGGCACGGCATCTGAAGCGCTGCCTGCTCGAACTCGGCGGCAAGGCACCATTCATCGTTCTTGCCGACGCCGATCTCGACGAGGCAGTGGGTGCCGCCGCCTTCGGCGCCTTCATGAACCAGGGCCAGATCTGCATGTCCACAGAGCGGATCATCCTGATGGACGAGATCGCCGATAATTTCGTCGGCAAATTCCGGGCGAAGGCCGAAACCCTGGTTGCGGGCCATCCCGGGGACGGCAATACGCCGCTCGGCACGCTGATCAACGCCGAAGCGGCGCGGCGTGTGAAGTCGCTCGTCGACGATGCCCTGCAGAAGGGCGCGGTGCTCGTCTGCGGCGGCCGGCCCAACGGCACGCTGATGGATGCAACCGTCATCGATCACGTGACGCCTGCCATGCGCATCTACCGTGAGGAGAGTTTTGGGCCGGTCGCGGCGATCGTCCGGGTCGGCAGCGTGGACGAGGCGGTGACGGTTGCCAACGACAATGAATACGGGCTCTCGGCGGCGGTTTTCAGCGCCGACATCAATGCGGCGATGGCCGTTGCCATGCGGCTTGAATCCGGCATCTGCCACATCAACGAGGCCACGGTTTCCGACGAGCCGCAAATGCCGTTCGGGGGCGTCAAATCAAGCGGCTATGGCCGCTTCGGCGGCAAGGCCGCAATCGATGAATTCACCGAGCTCAGATGGATCACCATGGCATCGGGAAAACGACACTACCCGATCTGA
- a CDS encoding AraC family transcriptional regulator, with the protein MATDGGIYHYARGEWHAPSLSHRRIRLQKGLYADFHHFLLLGDGAADLHFDSGEDRPLHGPLLAFLPPQARCDLSIAAGSAAHVIGASAQIMVDAIGDKVESYSLRLLTEQRKLVEARDPLLVAEMSPLISGFVRELGDPSRASWMVVSAYLRLILMTLWRGSDSERSEPRGQGETGSILQRYRQLVEAGFRQHRPISDYAAELGVTADRLHSICQRTLGRSPIQLLHERVVQEAKLRLERSARNIQEISDSLGFRDPTYFSHFFKRKTGLSPAGYREIARASAGSENSMLSSGYADWP; encoded by the coding sequence TTGGCGACGGACGGAGGCATTTATCACTATGCCAGGGGCGAGTGGCACGCGCCGTCGCTGTCGCACCGGCGCATCCGTCTGCAAAAAGGGCTGTATGCCGATTTCCATCATTTCTTGCTGCTCGGCGATGGCGCCGCCGACCTTCATTTCGACAGCGGCGAAGATCGGCCGCTGCACGGGCCGCTGCTTGCCTTCCTGCCGCCGCAGGCACGCTGCGATCTGTCGATTGCTGCCGGGAGTGCCGCCCATGTCATCGGCGCCTCGGCGCAGATCATGGTCGACGCGATTGGCGACAAGGTGGAATCCTACTCGCTGCGCCTCCTCACCGAGCAGCGCAAGCTGGTCGAGGCACGGGATCCCTTGCTGGTGGCCGAAATGAGTCCATTGATTTCGGGCTTCGTGCGGGAACTCGGCGATCCCTCCCGGGCCTCCTGGATGGTGGTCTCGGCCTATCTCAGGCTGATCCTGATGACGCTGTGGCGCGGCAGCGACAGCGAAAGAAGCGAGCCGCGTGGGCAGGGCGAAACCGGATCGATCCTGCAGCGTTATCGCCAGCTGGTCGAGGCCGGTTTCCGCCAGCACCGGCCGATCAGCGATTATGCCGCGGAATTGGGCGTCACCGCCGACCGCCTGCATTCGATTTGTCAGAGGACGCTCGGCCGCTCGCCGATCCAGCTTCTGCACGAGCGCGTGGTGCAGGAGGCAAAGCTGAGATTGGAGCGTTCGGCCCGCAACATCCAGGAAATCTCCGACAGCCTCGGCTTTCGCGACCCGACCTATTTCAGCCATTTCTTCAAGCGCAAAACCGGCCTTTCCCCCGCCGGCTACCGTGAGATCGCCCGTGCTTCCGCCGGCTCGGAAAACAGCATGCTTTCCTCGGGTTATGCGGACTGGCCTTAG
- a CDS encoding MarR family transcriptional regulator, translating to MAAKPPKDDFESEDAPATPLLDVGRLGDLLGFHLRMAHVAIYRDFAGTMEELALTQKQLAVMELLAVNAGASQIDLANTLGTDRATMMALVNRLAARGFVERRPSAADRRRQELHLTMAGHAMLAQARKLIDAHERRFIDLFSHDEMDALLAALKRIYKRD from the coding sequence ATGGCCGCAAAACCACCGAAGGATGATTTTGAGAGCGAGGATGCTCCGGCGACGCCATTGCTCGACGTCGGCCGGCTTGGCGATCTCCTCGGCTTTCACCTGCGCATGGCGCATGTCGCGATCTATCGTGACTTCGCTGGAACCATGGAAGAGCTGGCGCTGACGCAAAAACAGCTCGCGGTGATGGAACTCCTTGCAGTCAATGCGGGCGCATCGCAGATCGACTTGGCCAATACGCTTGGCACCGACCGCGCAACGATGATGGCTCTCGTCAACCGGCTGGCAGCTCGCGGCTTCGTCGAGCGCCGCCCTTCCGCGGCGGACCGCCGCCGTCAGGAACTGCATCTGACGATGGCGGGACATGCCATGCTCGCGCAGGCGCGCAAGCTGATCGATGCACACGAACGGCGTTTCATCGACCTTTTTTCGCACGACGAAATGGATGCTCTGCTGGCTGCGCTGAAGCGGATATATAAGCGCGACTGA
- a CDS encoding AMP-binding protein: MAHSHSGMSSFVDCGLVADDPILYRARVAPDRQALFEIATGRELTYAELDMRIARCAGFLDVILGARQDGARVAMLARNSIDSIVLAFACQRVGAVYVPLNWRLGAAELLPILADCAPALLVRDEEFSEVVASLADVDPGMAVISTADGTAGLSARIEASASADPVSGDADRACVLLYTSGTTGQPKGVVITGRNAFFAAINFSFVGEIGPASVALCDLPFFHTIGLIAVARTTLTLGGTLVISDRFTPARTLAVLRERAVTHYFAVPQIALALRNDPAYSAAALSGLHALFVGGAPLTQALIESYLDDGVALVNGYGMSEAGTVLHVPIDRRAVQDNPGSVGLPAPLVDIRIVDEGGHDVGRGEIGELWLRGPAVTPGYWNKPAETFAAFTDGWYRTGDLGRREANGFYRIVDRLKDMYISGGENVYPAEVEAVLASHPDVLDVAVVGIPNNRWGECGVACVVLRPGAVVTGEAIAGHCAARLAAFKRPAQILFVEAVPRTASGKVQKHVLRQLHADETLQRQGPMKRPSAITPKPME, translated from the coding sequence ATGGCGCATTCCCATTCCGGAATGTCTTCGTTCGTCGATTGCGGACTGGTGGCGGATGATCCCATCCTTTACCGCGCCCGTGTCGCGCCGGATCGACAGGCCCTGTTCGAGATCGCCACCGGCCGGGAGCTTACCTATGCCGAGCTCGATATGCGGATCGCCCGATGCGCCGGTTTCCTCGATGTTATCCTCGGAGCACGCCAGGACGGGGCGCGGGTCGCTATGCTGGCGCGCAACTCGATCGATTCGATCGTGCTGGCTTTTGCCTGCCAGCGCGTCGGCGCCGTTTATGTGCCGCTTAACTGGCGTCTCGGCGCCGCCGAACTGCTGCCGATACTTGCCGATTGCGCGCCGGCGCTCCTGGTCCGCGACGAGGAGTTTTCGGAAGTTGTGGCAAGCCTCGCAGATGTCGATCCTGGCATGGCGGTGATCTCCACGGCAGATGGCACGGCCGGGCTTTCGGCCCGCATCGAGGCGAGCGCCTCCGCCGATCCGGTGTCCGGAGATGCCGATCGGGCGTGCGTCCTTCTCTACACCTCGGGCACGACAGGGCAGCCGAAGGGCGTAGTCATCACCGGCCGCAATGCTTTCTTTGCCGCCATCAATTTTTCCTTCGTCGGGGAAATCGGGCCGGCTTCGGTCGCTTTGTGCGATCTGCCGTTCTTCCACACGATCGGCCTGATCGCCGTGGCCCGCACCACATTGACGCTGGGCGGTACGCTCGTCATCTCCGACCGCTTCACCCCGGCGCGCACGCTGGCCGTCTTGCGTGAGCGCGCCGTCACCCATTATTTCGCCGTGCCGCAGATCGCCCTCGCTCTGCGCAACGATCCCGCCTACAGCGCCGCGGCTCTCTCTGGCCTGCATGCGCTCTTCGTCGGCGGCGCGCCGCTGACGCAGGCGCTGATCGAAAGCTATCTCGATGACGGCGTTGCGCTAGTCAACGGTTACGGCATGAGCGAGGCCGGAACGGTGCTGCATGTGCCGATCGACCGGCGCGCGGTGCAGGACAATCCCGGCAGCGTCGGTCTTCCCGCACCATTGGTCGACATCCGCATTGTCGACGAGGGTGGCCACGACGTTGGCCGCGGCGAGATTGGCGAACTCTGGCTGCGTGGACCGGCGGTGACGCCGGGCTACTGGAACAAGCCTGCCGAAACCTTCGCCGCCTTCACCGATGGCTGGTACCGTACCGGCGATCTCGGCCGGCGCGAAGCAAACGGCTTCTATCGCATCGTCGACCGGCTGAAGGATATGTATATCAGCGGCGGTGAGAATGTTTATCCGGCCGAAGTCGAGGCCGTACTCGCAAGCCATCCCGATGTCCTCGACGTCGCGGTCGTCGGCATTCCCAATAACAGGTGGGGAGAATGTGGCGTCGCCTGTGTCGTGCTGCGGCCGGGCGCCGTGGTGACGGGCGAGGCGATTGCTGGCCATTGCGCGGCGAGGCTCGCCGCCTTCAAGCGCCCGGCGCAGATCCTCTTCGTCGAAGCCGTTCCCCGCACCGCCTCCGGCAAGGTGCAGAAACATGTTCTGCGCCAGCTTCATGCCGACGAAACCCTTCAACGACAGGGCCCGATGAAACGGCCCTCGGCAATCACGCCGAAACCAATGGAGTGA
- a CDS encoding p-hydroxycinnamoyl CoA hydratase/lyase yields the protein MTEDQSPVLVEFDNGIAFVTLNRPEKRNAMNPALNARMLEVLDELEGDERCGVLVLRGAGESWSAGMDLKEYFRDNDDKPRDATLKARRQSGGWWGRLMYFEKPTIAMVNGWCFGGAFTPLVSCDLAIAAEEANFGLSEINWGILPGGNVTRAVAEVMRHRDALYYIMTGELFGGRKAAEMGLVNEAVPLAELETRVRKICASLLEKNPVTLKAAKDTYKRVRNLPWDLADDYIYAKLEQMLFLDKTKGRDEGLKQFLDDKTYQPGLGAYRRG from the coding sequence ATGACTGAAGACCAATCGCCGGTTCTGGTCGAATTCGATAACGGCATCGCTTTCGTGACCCTCAACCGACCGGAAAAGCGCAATGCGATGAATCCGGCCTTGAATGCACGGATGCTGGAGGTACTCGATGAGCTCGAGGGCGATGAGCGCTGTGGCGTGCTCGTCCTGCGCGGGGCCGGCGAGTCCTGGTCCGCCGGAATGGATCTCAAAGAATATTTTCGCGACAACGACGACAAGCCGCGCGATGCCACATTGAAGGCGCGGCGCCAATCCGGCGGCTGGTGGGGTCGGCTGATGTATTTCGAAAAGCCGACGATCGCCATGGTCAATGGCTGGTGCTTCGGCGGCGCCTTCACACCGCTCGTTTCCTGCGACCTTGCCATCGCTGCCGAGGAGGCAAATTTCGGCCTTTCCGAGATCAATTGGGGCATCTTGCCGGGTGGCAACGTCACGCGTGCGGTGGCCGAGGTGATGCGCCATCGCGACGCCCTCTACTACATCATGACCGGCGAACTCTTCGGCGGGCGCAAGGCTGCCGAAATGGGTCTCGTCAACGAGGCCGTGCCGCTCGCCGAACTCGAAACCCGGGTTCGCAAGATTTGCGCGAGCCTGCTCGAAAAGAACCCGGTGACGCTGAAGGCCGCCAAGGACACCTATAAGCGGGTGCGCAACCTGCCGTGGGATCTCGCCGACGATTACATCTACGCCAAGCTGGAGCAGATGCTGTTTCTCGACAAGACCAAGGGGCGCGACGAGGGACTGAAGCAGTTCCTCGACGACAAGACCTATCAGCCGGGACTCGGCGCCTACAGGCGCGGCTGA
- a CDS encoding NAD(P)-dependent alcohol dehydrogenase, which translates to MKIHAAVARAPHMPFSLERLDLEEPREGEILVRVIATGVCHTDIVMRDQYLPVPQPVVLGHEGAGIVERVGPGVAKVVAGDHVVMTFNSCGHCPSCNDHEETYCHEFFPRNFFGARADGSSGLSCEGERIHGNIFGQSSFASHALCHERNIVKVPKDADLALLGPLACGIQTGAGAVMNALDIEPGKILAVFGMGSVGLAAVMAARIVGASRIIAVDVNERRLALAAELGATDIVDGKKIDAVAAIMALTGAGVDYSIDASGVPTVIDQCVRVLAPRGTCGIVGAPPHGATLTLDLTHILSGGRRVRGIVEGDSNPDVLIPLLIDLHRQGRFPFDRLVSFYDFADINRAVEDSERGIVLKPIVRQPAA; encoded by the coding sequence ATGAAGATCCATGCCGCGGTGGCGCGTGCGCCGCATATGCCGTTTTCGCTGGAAAGGCTCGATCTGGAGGAGCCGCGCGAGGGGGAGATCCTCGTTCGCGTCATAGCGACCGGCGTTTGCCATACCGATATCGTCATGCGCGACCAGTATTTGCCGGTGCCGCAGCCGGTCGTGCTCGGTCACGAGGGCGCCGGCATCGTCGAACGTGTCGGGCCGGGCGTTGCCAAGGTGGTCGCGGGCGATCACGTGGTCATGACCTTCAATTCCTGCGGTCATTGCCCGAGCTGCAACGATCACGAGGAAACCTACTGCCACGAGTTCTTCCCGCGCAACTTCTTCGGTGCGCGCGCCGACGGTTCGAGCGGGCTCTCATGCGAGGGAGAGCGGATTCATGGCAATATTTTCGGACAATCGTCCTTTGCAAGCCACGCGCTCTGCCATGAACGCAATATCGTGAAAGTGCCGAAAGATGCGGATCTGGCGCTGCTTGGCCCACTCGCCTGTGGTATCCAGACCGGCGCCGGCGCGGTGATGAACGCGCTCGACATCGAGCCTGGAAAAATACTTGCAGTTTTCGGCATGGGCTCTGTTGGTCTGGCCGCCGTGATGGCGGCGCGGATCGTTGGTGCGTCACGGATCATCGCCGTCGATGTCAACGAGAGGCGGCTGGCGCTTGCCGCCGAACTCGGGGCGACCGACATCGTCGACGGCAAGAAGATCGACGCGGTCGCCGCGATCATGGCGCTGACCGGTGCTGGCGTCGACTATTCGATCGATGCCTCCGGCGTGCCGACCGTCATCGACCAATGCGTGCGGGTGTTGGCGCCGCGTGGCACATGCGGCATCGTCGGGGCTCCGCCGCACGGGGCGACGTTGACGCTCGACCTCACCCACATCCTGTCCGGCGGACGCCGGGTGCGCGGCATCGTGGAGGGCGATTCCAATCCCGACGTGCTGATCCCGCTATTGATCGACCTTCATCGCCAAGGGCGATTCCCGTTCGACAGGCTCGTCAGCTTCTACGATTTTGCCGACATCAACCGGGCGGTGGAGGACTCGGAAAGAGGCATCGTGCTGAAACCGATCGTGCGCCAGCCTGCCGCCTGA
- a CDS encoding coniferyl aldehyde dehydrogenase produces the protein MNTVTPIATDTSADTMKALLARQRASFLKEGPPDIETRFDRIDRVIALLVDHKDAIAAALSDDFGSRSVEASLLLDVFTCVGSLKYAKAHLAEWLKPEQHEALFPDAVAEVVYQPKGVVGILSPWNFPYQLALAPLAGILAAGNRAMIKPSEVTPASAALMAELVARSFDETEIAVVQGGPATGTAFTSLAFDHLIFTGGTAVAHQVMRAAAENLTPLTLELGGKSPVIVGRSADLADAARRVMTVKTLNAGQICLAPDHVYVPEESVEAFAEHAVAAVGAMYPTLKDNPDYTSIVNARHHARVQGLVDDARAKGARIVEINPAGENFSQQPAHRMPPTLILDPTDDMRALQEEIFGPVLPVLPYRDVADVIDRINARPRPLALYYFSQDGEEERRVLDNTISGGVTINDCMSHVTAEGLPFGGVGHSGMGAYHGKFGFLAFSHPRAVYHQSKMVEAELMMRPPFGEAMRAFLAEAICK, from the coding sequence ATGAACACCGTCACCCCAATCGCCACCGATACCAGTGCTGACACCATGAAGGCGCTGCTTGCCCGGCAAAGGGCATCTTTCCTTAAAGAGGGGCCGCCTGATATCGAGACCCGCTTCGACCGCATCGACCGCGTCATCGCCCTTCTCGTCGATCACAAGGATGCGATTGCGGCGGCCCTCTCGGATGATTTCGGCAGCCGCAGCGTCGAGGCGAGCCTGCTTCTCGACGTCTTCACCTGCGTCGGTTCGCTCAAATATGCCAAGGCTCATCTTGCCGAATGGCTGAAGCCGGAGCAGCATGAGGCATTGTTCCCGGACGCTGTTGCCGAGGTAGTCTATCAGCCGAAGGGGGTGGTCGGCATCCTGAGCCCCTGGAATTTCCCGTATCAGCTCGCCCTTGCCCCGCTTGCCGGCATCCTCGCCGCCGGCAACCGCGCCATGATCAAACCGTCGGAGGTGACGCCGGCTTCGGCCGCGCTGATGGCGGAACTCGTTGCCCGCTCCTTCGACGAAACGGAAATTGCGGTGGTGCAAGGCGGACCGGCGACCGGCACCGCTTTTACCTCGCTTGCCTTCGACCATCTGATCTTCACCGGCGGTACGGCGGTTGCCCATCAGGTCATGCGGGCGGCGGCGGAAAATCTGACGCCGCTGACGCTCGAGCTCGGGGGCAAGTCGCCCGTCATCGTCGGCCGTTCGGCCGATCTCGCAGACGCGGCGCGTCGGGTCATGACGGTCAAAACGCTGAACGCCGGCCAGATCTGTCTGGCCCCGGATCATGTCTACGTGCCCGAGGAAAGCGTTGAAGCCTTTGCCGAGCACGCCGTCGCGGCGGTCGGTGCGATGTATCCGACGCTGAAGGACAATCCTGACTACACCTCGATCGTCAATGCCCGTCACCATGCGCGCGTGCAGGGCCTGGTCGACGACGCCAGGGCCAAGGGCGCCCGCATCGTCGAAATCAATCCGGCAGGAGAGAACTTCTCGCAGCAACCGGCCCACCGCATGCCACCGACCCTGATTCTCGATCCCACCGACGATATGCGCGCGCTGCAGGAGGAAATCTTCGGACCGGTTCTGCCGGTTCTTCCCTATCGCGACGTCGCCGACGTCATCGATCGCATCAACGCCCGGCCGCGCCCGCTCGCCCTTTATTACTTCAGCCAGGATGGCGAAGAGGAGCGCCGCGTTCTGGACAATACGATCTCAGGCGGCGTGACCATAAACGATTGCATGAGCCATGTTACGGCGGAAGGCCTGCCCTTCGGCGGCGTCGGTCATTCCGGCATGGGCGCCTATCACGGCAAATTCGGTTTCCTCGCCTTCTCGCATCCGCGCGCCGTCTATCATCAGAGCAAGATGGTGGAGGCGGAACTTATGATGCGGCCGCCCTTCGGCGAGGCGATGCGCGCCTTTCTGGCCGAAGCGATCTGCAAGTAA
- the rsmA gene encoding 16S rRNA (adenine(1518)-N(6)/adenine(1519)-N(6))-dimethyltransferase RsmA: MAALDGLPPLRDVIQRHGLDARKALGQNFLLDLNLTQKVARTAGALEETTVFEVGPGPGGLTRAILALGAKKVIAIERDARCLPALAEIADHYPGRLEVIEGDALKTDFESLAPEGPVKIIANLPYNVGTQLLVNWLLPRAWPPFWQSMTLMFQKEVGARIVAGEDDDHYGRLGVLCGWRTEARMAFDVSPQAFTPPPKVTSTVVHLVPRANPIPCTIANLEKVTQAAFGQRRKMLRQSLKPLGGESLLIKAGIDPARRAETLSVEEFCLLANSL, encoded by the coding sequence ATGGCAGCACTCGATGGCCTGCCGCCGCTTCGCGACGTCATTCAGCGTCACGGCCTCGATGCGCGCAAGGCGCTCGGGCAGAACTTCCTGCTCGACCTCAACCTCACGCAGAAGGTCGCCCGCACCGCAGGCGCGCTCGAGGAGACCACCGTTTTCGAGGTCGGCCCCGGCCCCGGCGGGCTGACCCGGGCGATTCTGGCGCTCGGCGCCAAGAAGGTCATCGCCATCGAGCGGGACGCGCGCTGCCTGCCGGCGCTTGCCGAGATCGCCGACCACTATCCCGGCCGACTGGAGGTGATCGAAGGCGATGCGCTGAAGACGGATTTCGAGTCACTGGCGCCGGAAGGACCCGTCAAGATCATCGCCAACCTGCCCTACAATGTCGGTACGCAGCTGCTGGTCAACTGGCTGCTGCCGAGGGCCTGGCCGCCATTCTGGCAATCGATGACGCTGATGTTCCAGAAGGAGGTCGGCGCCCGGATCGTTGCCGGCGAGGACGACGACCATTACGGCCGTCTCGGCGTGCTCTGTGGCTGGCGGACCGAGGCGCGCATGGCCTTCGACGTGTCGCCGCAAGCCTTCACACCGCCGCCGAAGGTGACTTCGACGGTAGTGCATCTTGTCCCCAGGGCGAACCCCATCCCGTGCACCATCGCCAATCTGGAAAAAGTAACGCAGGCCGCCTTCGGCCAGCGCCGCAAGATGCTGCGCCAGAGCCTGAAGCCACTCGGCGGCGAGAGCCTGCTCATCAAGGCGGGAATCGATCCGGCGCGGCGGGCGGAGACCCTCTCAGTCGAAGAATTCTGCCTTCTCGCAAATAGCCTTTAG